The following are encoded in a window of Nitrospira sp. genomic DNA:
- a CDS encoding nucleotidyltransferase domain-containing protein: MTTANPIVLSKFRAALDALYGDRIERVVLFGSRARGDALPDSDYDVAVFLKDLADRWVEADKIAMIATDVLDETGEVIHAMPYRAGSYRERTPLMHELRREGRDL, encoded by the coding sequence ATGACTACCGCAAATCCCATTGTTCTATCCAAATTCCGCGCCGCGCTCGATGCGCTGTACGGTGACCGGATCGAGCGCGTGGTTCTGTTTGGGTCACGGGCACGAGGCGACGCGCTCCCTGATTCCGACTATGACGTGGCCGTGTTTCTCAAAGACCTTGCCGACCGCTGGGTGGAAGCCGACAAAATCGCGATGATCGCCACGGATGTTTTGGATGAAACGGGCGAAGTCATTCACGCCATGCCGTACCGGGCAGGCTCGTATCGGGAGCGCACGCCGCTCATGCACGAGTTGAGACGGGAAGGACGCGATCTGTGA
- a CDS encoding HEPN domain-containing protein has product MTPEADRYLEKARQCLSNAKAALGYGLSNDAGRGAYLTVFHAAQALIFEQTGKVAKTHQGVQSEFHRLAKSEPRIDKAFAPFLGQAYNLKAVADYETGPDSNIPLERSAAALETATRFVACIAELLATS; this is encoded by the coding sequence GTGACGCCGGAGGCCGACCGCTATCTCGAAAAAGCGCGCCAATGCCTGAGCAACGCCAAGGCCGCCCTTGGCTATGGACTCAGCAACGATGCCGGGCGCGGCGCTTATCTAACGGTGTTCCATGCCGCGCAAGCCCTCATCTTCGAGCAGACCGGCAAGGTTGCCAAAACCCATCAGGGCGTACAAAGCGAGTTTCACCGGCTGGCAAAAAGCGAGCCGCGCATCGATAAAGCCTTCGCGCCCTTCTTGGGCCAGGCCTATAACCTGAAAGCTGTAGCCGACTACGAAACGGGGCCAGACTCCAATATTCCGCTCGAACGGTCGGCGGCAGCCCTTGAAACCGCAACTCGCTTTGTCGCGTGTATTGCAGAGCTTTTGGCGACTTCCTAA
- the traD gene encoding conjugal transfer protein TraD — protein MSENANARWLADRVAYLRQLKAPSEPQRLLMMLAEKPDRSPADDRHLAVLVRAEKADERFAKLRGLAAKVVSEEKAAARKARNHRLIQQGLLFDLVGLESRDPAELAGALAALAELDDPARWAQWKTKGQAVLARKTEAAAKAQ, from the coding sequence ATGTCCGAGAATGCGAATGCGCGGTGGTTGGCGGATCGCGTGGCGTATTTGCGTCAACTGAAAGCGCCGAGTGAACCGCAGCGGTTGTTGATGATGTTGGCCGAGAAGCCGGATCGCTCGCCCGCCGATGACCGTCATTTGGCGGTGTTGGTCCGCGCCGAGAAGGCCGATGAGCGCTTTGCGAAGTTGCGGGGCTTGGCCGCGAAGGTGGTGTCCGAGGAGAAGGCCGCCGCCCGCAAGGCCCGTAACCATCGTTTGATTCAGCAGGGTCTGCTGTTCGATTTGGTCGGCTTGGAGTCCCGTGATCCCGCCGAGTTGGCCGGCGCCCTGGCGGCGCTCGCCGAGCTCGATGATCCCGCCCGTTGGGCGCAGTGGAAGACGAAAGGTCAGGCCGTTCTGGCTCGTAAGACGGAGGCGGCTGCGAAAGCGCAGTGA